From the Populus nigra chromosome 13, ddPopNigr1.1, whole genome shotgun sequence genome, the window GCTCACTGCTAAAAACTTACCATATATCTACCATATATATCCCAGTTACCTTAGTTacgaattaaaataatacaatattttctttcataaaacaAAGCAATGAATCGAACAAAGAGAAACCAATAAACTAACCTTTTTGATGACAGCATATAGCTTCTTCAAAGAAGACACAGAGTGTGGGATATCTGTCATCAGAATAACATCATAACCCCCCTCTCCATGACCGGTCTCACTAGCCCTTTCCCATGCCCGGCTCCCTGAAAGCTTCCTTGATCGTCTTGAGGAAGTCTCCTGACCAATGATGCTACCATCTTGGCTACTACATCCATCCATGAAATCCTCCTCAGAAAAGCTCAGGCTCATCCCTGTTGTCACTTCAAATGTATCGCTTCTCACAACAGATAAAACTGTGGGGAGTTCCTCCCATTCCCCAGCATAAAAGTGCACTGATGGTGCCAGCATTTGTCTTGATGGAGTCAAGGGGCTCTCTGGCTGTCGGCTCTGCCTGTCCCGAGCTTGCTCAAGGTTAGCAAGGACATTTGGTATGGTTGTGCACCTTATTGTTTCAGCATTCTGATCTTGGAAGTGCACTGTAGAAGCACCCTGTAAAATTTCTTGTCAGCTTCAATTGGCACAATATCAACAGAGATCCTCAAAAGTCTACGCTCTTACACCTATCTTAAGAAAGAGTATATATGTTCCAATTAATTAACTACTAATAATGATATGGCTGCTATTTGAAATCAGATCATATATGCTTCTGAAAAAATCTTGACCTACTCATAATGGAAAATCGAGTCAACAATCCCAAGTTTTTGTTGCCAATGACCTATATCGCATAAGGGTCTTTAATTACAAAAAGCAGAACCTAAACCAAATTAAATATCCTTATGATATTAAAGGCCTGTTTGGGATCGTGGTAGCAGTTgcggttcaaagtgtttttcgcttagaaatgcatcaaaataattttttttattttttaaaaattatttttgagattagcacatcaaaacgatctgaaaacataaataataataataataatttttagccaaaaacaaaattcaaaatttataagaacacGGTTTGCACAGCGTTCCCAAACGGGCTCTAAATCAGGATGACCATATGGCGTTAGACCATCTTGCATGAACTTCGGAATTAATTGGTTTACACATTATAGCACTTGATATTCAAGAGTACTTGTAAAATTAGCACAAATTGTACTTTGGGTAAATGGCAAATGCATTccatattctaaaaataagaaGGCAATAAAAGTTAGTGGGAAAAAAATGCCTGGAAGACAAATCACGTCTACACATGTTTTAGTAACATACAAATCACCCCATATTGAAGGGAACATTTAATCAGTCAATGGAATTTACCTTCAGGCAAGCAAAAATCCCTGGAATACCATAGCTACAACCAAGCTGTAACAATCACCAAAGTGGAGAGATCAAGAGTCAGGTCATGTTGCTAAATTACTTCAAACAAAAAGTAGAGTTATCATGGTAGCAAAGACCAAGGAGCCATCACAACCAAGACTTTCAGGATAGGAGACTACTGAAgtttcttgtaaatcattaggCTGTTTTTCTTCCAGACTGTTAATACAAAAGGGAAGACTTCAACTCATGAACTTAAAGCATGATTATAAGTAGTAAAACGTTTCCTTGACTTAATTACCTCAAGTACCCTCTTGCCTCTAAAGCTAAGTTGACCATCACGTATCTCATGCTTGAGAACATTAACAAGATCAATAGAGCTGTCCCAAGATTTCAGATACCCTGCAAAAAACGCATTGGTTCTCAGctttaaattcaaatcaatcaattaCATATATTCTGCATCCTTGTGCACCAGTATTTATATATCTAGCAACATGTAAATTGAACTAAAACTTTCACTTTTTAATGCAAGCTGGAAGTGTTACTAACCATCAGTTTTTGAGGATATCATCTCAGAACCAGTGAACCCAATAATATCAGCAACATTAACTCTGCCCTGAAAGAGTTTGAAATGGAATAAATCACAACTCACAACTCTGATCATTAAATAAACAACTATAGATAGAAGAAGTAGGTTCTGAAATGTTCAAGTATAACTTCCAGAACTCACACAAAAGATTTCCTGACAATAACTACACAAGCCAGTTCTCCTTGAAAGAACTAAAatcccattaatttttttcgaaCCTTTGGCATAAGAGACAACCATTTTTCACATAACCATCAAACAAGGATTATGCATACCTTGAACACATTAAGGCCTTGAAATTCTACGTTCTCCCCAGAATACTTGTAAGGATGGACCATctacacaattaaaaatacatgattCAATTTTGAAGTCAACTTTAGCTCTCCCTCCTCCGCCACCAATGTCAAAAAACTCTTATGTCAAAgtcataaatttctttttaccAATAGATTCAAGCAAAACACAATTGCAACAAAACAATCAAGAGAAGAACAATATATACCTTTGAAGGGAGAATCTCCACAGCTGGTGTAGGAAGATTCACATCTCTCTCTGAAACAGCTGACATACTATGGCTTCCTCTATCTTGAGGCGCCAAACCAGGTAAACACTGTGCAAGCAAAGATGGAGCACGCATCTTTCCTTTATAATTCATCCAGAAAATTCCTCTAAAACACAACACAACCTGcaaaaagatcaaaactttgACATTACCCACCACAAAGACCTCAACAAAACCATATCATTAACCATCAAATTCacctaaaaaccaaaaagaaacccaaaaagTCAAAATTCTAAAATGACCCAGAAAAGCTAACAAAGTAAagacaaaaaatactttacctTGTAAGAACAAAAGGATGATGATTTCTTTAACTATTCTCTATGGAAAAACTTGTTTCAAAAGAAACCCTTTTATATTATAACGTGTAAAGGCTAAAAAGATCAATAAAACACCGAAAATCAAGAAATCACTGTGTGTTTCCATCAAAAGTCAAAAAGAGAAGGGTTGATATCCTTTATATATTCCAAAGTCCAAAACCCAATAGAGAAGACAAAGAAGCTTCTGATTCAGGACTCCGCAGTAGTGTAACATTTTCGTTTAATTACGATAAAGTACTTGAGGTTTTGTCATATTAACATTTTCCCACTTGATAGTGTCATTTTGGTAAATATTGGAAAGAGACAAGGGtgtttatgtaataaaaaaaatattgtttcatcAAGTGTCTTCTTTTCGTATTTTTTAAATCCATCTACCGTGAGAGACGctcaaaaaataagaataaaaacgaCCGTGACAGACGGTTCGTCGTCCGTTTGCTGGAGCTGCTAACACGTGGTGGATGGTCATTtgcatctaaaaaaatatatattttttggcatttttaaAATGCAGATGCCATTTCAtggattcttttaaaaaaaattcacatcaattcttaattctttgttttgttcATATTACATTTATTGTAATATGTTTGTTATtagattgtttaaaaaaataaaaagtaaatatttaaataaaaatcaattatttattatatatattaagtattATTTTATGTGATAATATTACTTTGTGTTCAcattaatttataagaaaataaaaaaaaaattgacttaaagTATTAAATTATTCTTAACAAGTGTACTCATCACAACAACAAGGTACCGTTTGGCTCGTGCTATAGTTTTGGTGGCAATTTGGTAATAGGAAAGGAAAGACTAGGGAGATTGATGGAATTGTAGCTTTTGGAGAAGCAAGTCCTTGTGAAAAGGGGGAGGAAAGCGGCGGGTTGGTCGGTTGTCGACTAATCATGTCACCGTGTAGAATGGAGTATCCGTCAATTGCCCCACACGTGTGGCACGTGTGGGTGGTGGTTGCACCATGACAGTTTGACTATTGGTGGCTCATGCTATTGttttaacaagttttttattcttctattcttttaatttagacTGGTTTAAGCTTTTAATTAGTCATATTTGAATTAACCTGTCATTAGTGGTCATCAAATCAACCCATTAGACCgtactaaatttaataattatggtttaaaatagatattaattctaataaaaatttagtttcaaTGTGATAAAGGGTATTCGAATATCTCTACAGTTAAAACTCAaaggattaaaagaaaaaaaataggaatgGTTGATTTGTCTGGCAGAGTGCTGGGTTCAGTTTGATTTCGGTGTTTTGGGGCTGATTCTCGGTGCCGGGTGGCTGTGCTGGCCGGAGGAGTAGCTGCTGAGGAAAAGGCTGCTAGCGTGGGGGCTGGCGATGCACAGCACAGCCAGAAAAGGAAACCGTGAGGGAAGGAGCTGGCAACTGTCTTTGAGAAAGGAAGAGCCAGGGGCTAGAGAGACGATCTTCGATTTATAAGTCTctcgtttatttttatgttttaaaaatattttaaaaaaattaaaaaatatattttaaattaatatttttaaattattttgattcattaatattaaaaataatttttaaaaaataaaaaaaatattattttaatatatttataattatatttctaaacaagcTTTAGCTTTGACTcgaggcataaaaaaaatattatatgctaTTTTaataaagcaataaaaaatataataaaatgaataatcaTGTAAATAATGTATAGCAACCACCGCAGGCATCATGGGAACTGTACAGGACTTGATAAATATGAATACTATATGCATGAGAGTGGCAAATATATATAGGTCGACGATATTTCTATTTTCATTCATTATACAAAATATGTTTCGAAACAAAGCTATTCATGGATATTTCATATGTTAGATTTATCgtgtatattttatataaaaaaaatcaactcttgatttatgcaattaataatgtttttaatttgatttattggaGGGAATTAATAGAATGTGTGTTACATAAGAGATCGTCAATGTGATATTGATCATGAGAAAAtcaagaatttgaaaaataattaatttctattcTTGCAATGAGGATTTTTTATGTTGGCATAATTAGCTGGAGATTCTTGAGAAATTTAGGTGagtttattattgaaataaattcatttaattttgaaatttaaagttttttaaattttcattatctTTTGAAAACTTATCAAGAACTGTTTTAGTCGATATTGAATCGGTTCatggaaattaaataaaattcacttCTTTTTAGTGCTCAAActgttatttttaaacaatatttgATCAGTAAGAATGGTAATGGAAATTGAACTAGATGTGATATTGGATTTGTggttattcagttttttttttattattattattattattaacgtagGTATCCGGGTCAACTtacgtgcacctcgactaattctatgggtcctgaagttaacgaccatgtaagtctctagtaGCTATGAGGTTTGTGAAACTCAAGACCTCTAGGAAGCAAACTTAGAATCTAACCAGTTAAATTACAActctcaaaattataattattcagtttttaaataatttgctGATGTTTAACTTGAACTTGTTGGTTTCCAGGTGGGCATTGAATTTTGTAAGAGATATTGGAAAAATAATCTTTGGATTTTGCTTTAAGTTCAAGTTTTAAGGtgattttatattacttttaattttattttatttttggatttttttctagaACTTCtagtaattgttttaaaaaattcttattattGTAAGTGAAAGAGCTTTATTGTTAGTCAAAGGTTAATTTAGTCTCAttgataaatcattttttttaagtgtaacTCATTACCATTCGAAATAAACCTTCTGTATTTCTATCATTTTATCAAGATTAGATCATGTGTATTGTAAATAAATTCTATCtattcaaaatttctcatcaattactgattttcaaaaaataattccaatGTAATTAAGTAATTCACATAATGCTTCCCACAATAGACCTTATAGGAATATTTAGTATAAAATCACTCAATCAATCACGTATTCCGAGTGGTTAAAAAAATGGTGacaagatatattaaaaaatggcATGGCAATAAAGGGTCTATGGATGGGAAAGAATCGGTGAAAGGAATGAATGTGTATCACCACCCATTAACCACCGCAGCCGAGATCAGCGCCTCCACAAGCATTCAAACCCATCTTTTCCTCTGTATCAGCACCcactctttttaaaaatatatttcttaatgaACCACATCCTGAAATTCACTTAGATTTGGATCCCATCCTTGCAAAATTTGAAATTCCATAGACTATCTCCGTGtaactgtttttttcttatttttcttctgtCAAATCACAAATTTCGCAGGCCCATCTTAGCAGAGCAGGATTTCAGTTCTGTTGACCAAGCTGACGAAATTATGCTGCAGGAGTTTTACTATAATGATCGActatttcatttattataatatcCTTCAACAAATCCCATGTAAAAAATGTCAGGAAGCAAGAAGTTTAACCAGCTAAtccaaatttaaataataaataagcaTTTAGTTTTGCCCGGTATTAACCAATTCAATTCAAAGGGTGGCGGCAACGTGTGAAATGAAAAAAGCCACAATATATCAAGCAAACCAGTAGCTGATAACATTGTCATTGATATCCATCATCTATCTacaatataaaatcataaatttatagATTGCGAGATTAAGAATGCAAACCCTGAAAACCCTCCACATGGTTCCCATTGACATCGTGCAGATGTTTTTGAAGTATGGCAGCATAGTTGCCAAACTGAACGTCAGTAGGCGGTTGCAGGATAAATACATATGAGATGGGCTTTGATACCATCATTGGCTTTCTAGTAGTGA encodes:
- the LOC133670559 gene encoding uncharacterized protein LOC133670559 — its product is MNYKGKMRAPSLLAQCLPGLAPQDRGSHSMSAVSERDVNLPTPAVEILPSKMVHPYKYSGENVEFQGLNVFKGRVNVADIIGFTGSEMISSKTDGYLKSWDSSIDLVNVLKHEIRDGQLSFRGKRVLELGCSYGIPGIFACLKGASTVHFQDQNAETIRCTTIPNVLANLEQARDRQSRQPESPLTPSRQMLAPSVHFYAGEWEELPTVLSVVRSDTFEVTTGMSLSFSEEDFMDGCSSQDGSIIGQETSSRRSRKLSGSRAWERASETGHGEGGYDVILMTDIPHSVSSLKKLYAVIKKCLRPPYGVLYLATKRNYVGFSNGARQLRSLVDEEGIFGAHLVKEMTDRDVWKFFLK